From a single Actinomyces viscosus genomic region:
- a CDS encoding macro domain-containing protein, producing MMARVKLESHVSHAVRARWAVPVGASGRDALVRHLVYAFLRSDPEGATDWIDSTVPTDPDELRTMLDFLLTARPPAPLPEDIAADLDTLLEAEAAERGMVDATEIPPLAITDHVPGLLGRNVAFWRGDLTRLRAGAVLNAANSGMLGCFAPGHRCIDNIIHAVAGPALRAECARYMTWAETFDPTRRQGGEPAGRAVFTGGYHLPAQHVIHSVGPIIEDGRKPTLHDRRLLSSCYTSVLNVAHAAGLSSVGLCSLSTGVFGYPKRQAALVTLETIGRWLAAHPDSRLRIVISLNADVDVAAYEAALAPPPWRP from the coding sequence ATGATGGCCCGCGTGAAGTTGGAGTCCCACGTCAGTCACGCTGTCAGAGCCCGATGGGCGGTACCCGTCGGCGCCTCGGGCCGCGACGCGCTGGTGCGCCACCTGGTCTACGCCTTCCTGCGCTCCGACCCCGAGGGGGCCACGGACTGGATCGACTCGACGGTCCCCACCGACCCCGACGAGCTGCGCACCATGCTCGACTTCCTCCTCACCGCCCGGCCCCCGGCGCCCCTGCCCGAGGATATCGCCGCCGACCTCGACACCCTCCTGGAGGCCGAGGCCGCCGAGCGCGGCATGGTCGACGCCACCGAGATCCCGCCCCTGGCGATCACCGACCACGTGCCCGGGCTGCTGGGGCGCAACGTGGCCTTCTGGCGCGGCGACCTCACCCGCCTGCGCGCCGGCGCCGTCCTCAACGCCGCCAACTCCGGGATGCTCGGCTGCTTCGCGCCCGGGCACCGCTGCATCGACAACATCATCCACGCCGTCGCCGGCCCGGCCCTGCGCGCTGAGTGCGCCCGCTACATGACCTGGGCGGAGACCTTCGACCCCACCCGCCGCCAGGGCGGGGAGCCCGCCGGCCGGGCCGTCTTCACCGGCGGCTACCACCTGCCCGCCCAGCACGTCATCCACTCGGTGGGCCCCATCATCGAGGACGGCCGCAAGCCCACCCTGCACGACCGGCGCCTGCTGTCCTCGTGCTACACGAGCGTCCTCAACGTCGCGCACGCCGCGGGCCTGAGCAGCGTCGGCCTGTGCTCGCTGTCCACGGGCGTCTTCGGCTACCCCAAGCGACAGGCAGCCCTGGTGACCCTGGAGACGATCGGCCGCTGGCTGGCGGCCCACCCCGACTCCCGGCTGCGCATCGTCATCAGCCTCAACGCCGACGTCGACGTCGCCGCCTATGAGGCCGCCCTCGCCCCGCCGCCCTGGCGGCCGTAA
- a CDS encoding thioredoxin family protein, with protein MATKSITGPEFKDTIHGEGITLVDFWASWCGPCMRFGPIYEKASEANPDITFAKVDTEAEQDLAGALGISSIPTLMVFRDNVLVYREAGALPAPALDSLITQVRELDMDALKARIAEEEAAGAQA; from the coding sequence ATGGCCACCAAGAGCATCACCGGCCCCGAGTTCAAGGACACCATCCACGGCGAGGGCATCACGCTCGTCGACTTCTGGGCCTCCTGGTGCGGTCCGTGCATGCGCTTCGGCCCCATCTACGAGAAGGCCTCCGAGGCCAACCCGGACATCACCTTCGCCAAGGTCGACACCGAGGCCGAGCAGGACCTCGCCGGGGCACTGGGCATCTCCTCGATCCCCACGCTTATGGTCTTCCGGGACAATGTGCTCGTCTACCGCGAGGCCGGAGCCCTGCCCGCCCCCGCGCTCGATTCGCTCATCACGCAGGTGCGCGAGCTCGACATGGACGCCCTCAAGGCCAGGATCGCCGAGGAGGAGGCCGCCGGCGCTCAGGCCTGA
- a CDS encoding trypsin-like serine protease, with the protein MMHSSRILTTAALLGLLALVPATGAQALKSPHLAPDNAEAATVVSEKITDQGQFGDCTGTAIAPQWVLTARHCIEGAEGAKASGAVRVGNGDNTREIPIDRWEVAPGGDIALIHTAQSMKLSRYTEVDDELRYSGEATAYGWSASGSGKGKQLPMAKAIITGKSEYNLYEGAAGVTTQLEEGAAIQSGDSGGPLFHNGKVTAVVTASINPVADGANESNPQEETPQQEDATEATSWTAKTRDAVYSPVADQKGWIDKTIAGQSTDSSAQASSAINPSPFIAGAAVVVLGGAAVTAWVLHRGRRRSGE; encoded by the coding sequence ATGATGCATTCATCCCGTATTCTGACCACCGCCGCCCTTCTGGGGCTGCTGGCCCTCGTCCCGGCCACCGGCGCGCAAGCCCTCAAGAGCCCGCACCTGGCTCCGGACAACGCCGAGGCCGCCACCGTCGTCTCGGAGAAGATCACTGACCAAGGCCAGTTCGGCGACTGCACCGGCACAGCCATCGCCCCGCAGTGGGTGCTCACCGCCCGTCACTGCATCGAGGGCGCGGAGGGAGCGAAGGCCTCGGGGGCCGTACGCGTGGGGAACGGCGACAACACCCGCGAGATCCCCATCGACCGTTGGGAGGTGGCTCCCGGAGGGGACATCGCTCTCATCCACACGGCCCAGAGCATGAAGCTGTCCCGATACACCGAAGTCGACGACGAGCTACGCTACTCCGGCGAGGCGACGGCCTACGGCTGGTCCGCATCCGGCAGCGGTAAGGGCAAGCAGCTGCCCATGGCCAAGGCGATCATCACCGGCAAGAGCGAGTACAACCTCTACGAGGGCGCGGCGGGTGTCACGACCCAGCTGGAGGAGGGCGCGGCGATCCAGAGCGGCGACTCCGGCGGCCCCCTGTTCCACAACGGCAAGGTCACCGCCGTCGTCACGGCCAGCATCAACCCGGTGGCCGACGGGGCTAACGAGAGCAACCCCCAGGAGGAGACACCACAGCAGGAGGATGCGACGGAGGCGACGTCGTGGACGGCGAAGACCCGTGACGCCGTCTACAGCCCTGTGGCCGACCAGAAGGGCTGGATCGACAAGACCATCGCTGGGCAGAGCACCGACTCCTCCGCCCAGGCCTCCTCAGCGATCAACCCGTCCCCGTTCATCGCAGGCGCCGCCGTCGTCGTCCTGGGCGGTGCGGCAGTGACAGCTTGGGTCCTGCACCGCGGTCGGCGCAGGAGCGGAGAGTGA